One genomic region from Skermania piniformis encodes:
- a CDS encoding PhoH family protein → MSPHNENGASSDTGAAPAVRSTIELRPDDVFGFLGSADANLRELEQLLEADIHVRGNTVTLTGAPPEVALAERAVEQLVALVGRGQPISPETVRHTVSMLTEGVSESPAEVLSLDILSRRGKTIRPKTLNQKRYVDAIDKNTIVFGIGPAGTGKTYLAMAKAVQALQAKQVSRIILTRPAVEAGERLGFLPGTLNEKIDPYLRPLYDALHDMMDPEAIPKLLQAGVIEVAPLGYMRGRTLNDAFIILDEAQNTTAEQMKMFLTRLGFGSQVVVTGDVTQVDLPGGARSGLRAAAEILPGIDDIHFAELNSSDVVRHRLVSEIVNAYERAEATLDQTVNRAQRRAAGRPGRR, encoded by the coding sequence GTGAGCCCGCACAACGAGAACGGCGCGTCGTCCGACACCGGGGCCGCCCCGGCCGTACGGTCCACCATCGAACTCCGGCCCGACGACGTTTTCGGGTTCCTGGGCTCCGCCGATGCGAACCTGCGTGAACTCGAACAGTTGCTCGAGGCCGATATCCATGTCCGGGGTAACACCGTCACCCTGACCGGCGCACCACCCGAGGTGGCGCTCGCCGAGCGGGCGGTCGAGCAGCTGGTGGCACTGGTCGGCCGTGGCCAACCGATCAGCCCGGAGACGGTGCGACACACCGTCTCGATGTTGACCGAGGGCGTCAGCGAATCGCCGGCCGAGGTGCTGAGCCTGGACATTCTGTCGCGGCGCGGCAAGACGATCCGGCCCAAGACGCTGAACCAGAAGCGCTACGTCGACGCGATCGACAAGAACACCATCGTGTTCGGCATCGGCCCGGCCGGGACCGGAAAGACCTACCTGGCGATGGCCAAGGCGGTCCAGGCGCTGCAGGCCAAACAGGTGAGCCGGATCATCCTGACCCGCCCGGCGGTCGAGGCGGGTGAGCGACTGGGCTTCCTCCCCGGCACGCTGAACGAAAAGATCGACCCGTACCTGCGCCCGCTCTACGACGCCCTGCACGACATGATGGATCCGGAAGCGATCCCGAAGCTGTTGCAGGCAGGCGTGATCGAGGTGGCGCCGCTGGGGTACATGCGCGGACGCACGCTCAACGACGCGTTCATCATCCTCGACGAGGCGCAGAACACCACCGCCGAGCAGATGAAGATGTTCCTCACCCGGCTCGGGTTCGGCTCCCAGGTCGTGGTCACCGGTGACGTCACCCAGGTCGACCTGCCGGGCGGGGCCCGGTCCGGCCTGCGCGCCGCAGCGGAGATTCTTCCCGGTATCGACGACATCCACTTTGCCGAGTTGAACAGCAGCGACGTGGTCCGGCATCGGCTGGTGTCGGAAATCGTGAATGCCTACGAACGGGCGGAGGCGACGCTCGACCAGACCGTGAACCGGGCACAGCGCCGCGCCGCCGGCCGTCCCGGTCGGCGGTGA
- the ybeY gene encoding rRNA maturation RNase YbeY — translation MSIEVSNESGVEVAEADLVALSRFALRRMDVSPAAELSIVLVDSATMSDLHLRWMDLPGPTDVMSFPMDELEPGGRPDSPEPGPAMLGDIVLCPDFAAGQAAKAGHSLEHELTVLTVHGVLHLLGFDHGDPDEEREMFGVQAEIVEQWYASLRAAEQAVAQAERDRRLLGKTGFMDRNQQW, via the coding sequence GTGAGCATCGAGGTCTCGAACGAGTCCGGCGTCGAGGTGGCCGAGGCCGACCTGGTCGCACTGTCCCGGTTCGCGCTCCGCCGGATGGACGTGTCCCCGGCGGCCGAGCTGTCGATCGTCCTGGTCGATTCGGCGACCATGTCGGACCTGCACCTGCGTTGGATGGACCTGCCCGGGCCGACCGACGTGATGTCGTTCCCGATGGACGAGTTGGAGCCGGGCGGACGCCCCGACAGCCCCGAGCCCGGTCCGGCGATGCTCGGCGACATCGTGCTCTGCCCCGATTTCGCGGCCGGGCAGGCGGCGAAGGCCGGACACTCGCTGGAGCACGAGTTGACCGTGTTGACGGTGCACGGAGTGCTGCACCTGCTCGGGTTCGATCACGGAGATCCGGACGAGGAGCGAGAGATGTTCGGTGTGCAGGCCGAGATCGTCGAGCAGTGGTACGCGAGCCTGCGCGCGGCCGAGCAGGCGGTCGCCCAGGCCGAGCGGGACCGGCGACTGCTCGGCAAGACCGGCTTCATGGACCGGAATCAGCAGTGGTGA
- a CDS encoding 16S rRNA (uracil(1498)-N(3))-methyltransferase encodes MAATVFYLDSVPEPGAVAVLDGPEGHHAATVRRIGPGAAVTLSDGRGVSGRARVLTAGRGRLELIVDDRETEQPPCPRVTLVQALPKADRAEAAVELATEAGVDAILPWRAARCVARWDGKADKAVAKWRATARAAARQSRRAWIPEVAELHDTAAVLARIAAAGGPVAALHEAADRPLAGLPFAGASDVLLIVGPEGGLDDGELARLVAAGAQPVRLGPTVLRTSTAAAVALGALGVLTDRWSGRPPPDRSPQ; translated from the coding sequence GTGGCAGCGACGGTCTTCTATCTCGACTCGGTTCCCGAGCCGGGCGCGGTAGCGGTGCTCGACGGCCCCGAAGGTCATCACGCCGCCACGGTGCGACGGATCGGTCCGGGCGCGGCGGTCACCTTGTCCGACGGCCGCGGGGTGTCGGGCCGAGCGCGGGTGCTCACGGCCGGCCGCGGCCGGCTCGAACTGATCGTCGACGACCGGGAGACCGAACAGCCACCCTGTCCGAGGGTCACGCTGGTCCAGGCGCTGCCCAAGGCGGACCGGGCCGAGGCCGCGGTCGAGCTGGCGACCGAAGCGGGGGTCGATGCGATCCTGCCGTGGCGCGCGGCGCGGTGCGTCGCCCGCTGGGATGGCAAGGCGGACAAGGCGGTGGCGAAATGGCGGGCGACCGCTCGGGCGGCCGCCCGGCAGTCCCGGCGGGCGTGGATTCCCGAGGTCGCCGAGCTGCACGACACGGCAGCGGTGCTGGCTCGGATCGCTGCGGCCGGGGGACCGGTGGCGGCGTTGCACGAGGCGGCGGACCGGCCGTTGGCCGGCTTACCGTTCGCCGGAGCGAGCGATGTGCTGCTGATAGTCGGTCCGGAGGGCGGTCTCGACGACGGCGAACTCGCGCGATTGGTCGCCGCCGGCGCGCAGCCGGTGCGGCTGGGCCCGACGGTATTGCGGACCTCTACCGCAGCGGCGGTCGCGCTCGGAGCGCTCGGAGTGCTCACCGACCGGTGGTCCGGGCGGCCACCGCCGGATCGATCGCCGCAGTAG
- the dnaJ gene encoding molecular chaperone DnaJ: MASDYYGILGVGKNASDQEIKRAYRKLARELHPDVNPDQQAQVRFREISTAYEVLSDPEKRRIVDLGGDPMESAGAGGFGAGFGGFGDVFEAFFGAGATGGAGGRRQRGRVQPGADSLLRTRVTLAECATGVTKHLTVETAILCDNCTGSGTNGTSKPVRCDICGGMGEVQTVQRSFLGQVMTARPCPTCRGTGEVIPDPCTKCGGDGRVRARREIAAKIPAGVAAGMRVRLAAQGEVGPGGGPAGDLYVEVVEQPHDVFVRDGDDLHCTIRVPMVDAALGATVVVETLIDGPTELTITPGTQPGDVSALRGQGMPKLRAGTRGDLLAHLEVVVPTKLDHKQVELLEAYKASRDRDRSEVVSSQSAQQGGLFSRLRASFSGR, translated from the coding sequence GTGGCCAGCGACTATTACGGAATTCTCGGGGTCGGCAAGAACGCTTCCGATCAAGAGATCAAGCGGGCGTATCGCAAGCTTGCGCGCGAACTGCACCCCGATGTGAATCCGGATCAGCAGGCGCAGGTCAGGTTCCGCGAGATCTCGACCGCGTACGAGGTGCTGTCCGACCCGGAGAAACGGCGGATCGTCGATCTGGGCGGCGATCCGATGGAGTCTGCCGGTGCCGGTGGGTTCGGCGCCGGCTTCGGTGGGTTCGGTGACGTGTTCGAGGCGTTCTTCGGTGCCGGTGCGACCGGCGGCGCGGGCGGCCGCAGACAGCGTGGCCGCGTGCAGCCCGGTGCGGATTCGCTGTTGCGGACCCGGGTGACGCTGGCCGAGTGTGCGACGGGGGTGACCAAACACCTCACGGTCGAGACGGCGATTCTGTGCGACAACTGCACCGGCTCCGGCACCAACGGTACGTCCAAGCCGGTCCGCTGCGACATCTGCGGCGGAATGGGCGAGGTACAGACCGTGCAGCGGTCGTTCCTGGGACAGGTGATGACCGCACGTCCGTGTCCGACCTGTCGCGGCACCGGTGAGGTGATTCCGGATCCCTGTACCAAGTGTGGCGGTGACGGGCGGGTGCGCGCCCGCCGAGAGATCGCGGCCAAGATTCCGGCCGGGGTGGCCGCGGGGATGCGGGTTCGGCTCGCCGCGCAAGGTGAGGTCGGCCCAGGCGGCGGTCCGGCGGGCGATCTGTACGTCGAGGTGGTCGAACAGCCGCACGATGTGTTCGTCCGCGACGGCGACGACCTGCACTGCACCATCCGGGTGCCGATGGTGGACGCAGCGCTCGGTGCCACCGTGGTCGTGGAGACGCTGATCGACGGCCCGACCGAGCTGACCATCACACCCGGCACCCAGCCCGGCGACGTCTCCGCGCTGCGTGGGCAGGGCATGCCCAAGTTGCGTGCCGGCACTCGTGGCGACCTGTTGGCCCACCTGGAGGTGGTGGTGCCGACCAAGCTGGACCACAAGCAGGTCGAGCTGCTCGAGGCATACAAGGCCAGCCGCGATCGGGACCGCAGCGAGGTGGTGTCCAGCCAGTCCGCGCAGCAGGGTGGCTTGTTCTCCCGGCTACGGGCATCGTTCTCCGGTCGCTGA